Genomic DNA from Bacteroidota bacterium:
TGGTTGAATTGGAAGGGAAAATTGAGGAACGTACACAAGAGCTCAAAAAAGCGAATGGTAAACTTATATCCATTAACAAAGACATTAACGACAGTATCAATTACGCGAACCGTATACAAAGAGCCATCTTACCAACTGAAAGCATGGTGAATGAAGCCTTTGATGAAGCGTTTGTTTTATATCTTCCAAAAGACATTATCAGCGGTGATTTTTACTGGTTGCATAATTCGGGCGATAAAGTATTTTACGTTTGTGCCGATTGTACGGGGCACGGTGTACCCGGCGCGTTAATGTCGATGGTTGGGAATCAATTATTAGATTACATTATTACAGATCGGAAAATTGATGATGCTGAAATGATACTTCATGAAATCGATAGATCCATTACCAAAATGTTTCAGAAAGGAAATATTGAAGAAGGCTTAAGAGACGGCATGTCGTTATCACTTTGCATCGTAGACAAATCCAACATGACTGTTTCGTTTGCAGGCGCGTATAATAACGCATATATATTCAGAAATGATGAAATATTGGTATTAGAAGCCGATCGCTTCTCGATTGGCGGACACGGAGATGAAATAAAACCGTTTCATAAAAGCGTTATATCCTATGAAAAAGGCGATTCGTTATATATGTTTACCGATGGCTTACCCGATCAATTTGGCGGACCGAAAGGCAAAAAACTAATGCGAAAAAATGTATTGGAATTAATAAAGCAAAATACTCACGAAAGCTTTAATACGCAGGGAAAAATATATGAGCATGCTTTTAAAAAATGGAAAGGCGATCAGTTTCAGGTGGATGATGTTACTTTACTGGGCGTTAAATTATAGAACAGATACGCTCTCAAATACTCAGTTTAGCACCTCAAATCGTTAACAAAGTCAACGCCTAAAACAAGCTATTGAGCTAAATTAAAAGAATGATTTCTCGTTTATTAGTATATTAGTATCACTAAGTACTGAGAATATGTCTACCATCCGAATTTTAGTTGCCGATAATTATCCTTTAAGCCGTAACGGAATAGTTCATTTATTACGCAGGGATTATGATAAAATAATAATTTCTGAAGCCGACACCTTTCATAAAATTGACAAGCTGCTGTTTGACAAAAAATTTAATTTACTAATACTTAGTCAATCGGAAGTAGGCAAAAATCATTTTTCCGCTATCAGAAGAATTAAAAATTCCTATCCGGAATTACCAATATTGGTAATGTGTATTTATCCGGAGAACTCCTATTCTTATAAAGTATTAAAATCCGGAGCGATGGCATATTTATCCAGAAGTTCAGGAATCAATGAGTTTAAAACCGCTGTAAAATATTTGCTGGCCGGTAAAGAGTATATTTCTTCAAATACTCTCCTGAGTTTAATGGAAAAAACCCGCAAGCAAAAAAAATTATCCATTGAGCAATTAAGCAGCAGAGAATTACAGGTGCTGAAACTTTTGGCTGCCGGCAAATCGAATAAAACGATTGCACAGGAAACAAAACTGGTGGGAACAACAATAAGTACGTATCGTTTGCGTATCTTGAAAAAATTAGGCCTAAAAAACAATGCGCAACTTATTAAAATTGCCATCGACTACAACCTGGTGTAA
This window encodes:
- a CDS encoding response regulator transcription factor, giving the protein MSTIRILVADNYPLSRNGIVHLLRRDYDKIIISEADTFHKIDKLLFDKKFNLLILSQSEVGKNHFSAIRRIKNSYPELPILVMCIYPENSYSYKVLKSGAMAYLSRSSGINEFKTAVKYLLAGKEYISSNTLLSLMEKTRKQKKLSIEQLSSRELQVLKLLAAGKSNKTIAQETKLVGTTISTYRLRILKKLGLKNNAQLIKIAIDYNLV